A single Gammaproteobacteria bacterium DNA region contains:
- the grxC gene encoding glutaredoxin 3 has translation MAEVVIYTATYCRFCWRAKALLEEKKVSFVEIDVTNDPAKRQEMEARSGRRTVPQIFIDGKSIGGCDDLYALDAKGQLDALLASS, from the coding sequence ATGGCTGAAGTCGTGATTTACACAGCAACCTATTGTCGATTTTGTTGGCGGGCAAAAGCACTTTTAGAAGAAAAAAAAGTGTCTTTTGTTGAAATTGATGTCACCAACGACCCTGCCAAACGGCAAGAAATGGAAGCCCGGAGTGGGCGACGCACAGTGCCGCAAATTTTTATTGATGGCAAATCTATAGGTGGCTGTGATGATCTCTATGCACTGGATGCCAAAGGTCAATTGGATGCACTTCTGGCTTCTTCGTAA